The nucleotide sequence ACCATCATACTGACCAAAGATTTTGATGTTTTGTTGAAATTGCTCTTCCTTGATTTGCGACCAATAGGTATTGATTTCTGCGGTAGCCTTATCCCAAAGTTCCAGTAGTCTGTCCTTTTTATTACCGTGTTCCAAATGTTCGTTAAGAGGAGCTGAGATTCCGGTGGCAATTTCCCTTATACCGGGTGCTGCAATCCCCAATAGTTCCATAACCATTTCGGCAAATGTTCGCATACCCCCAATAGTATGGCTAAAAAAGGCCTCTTCAGGAAATGCTTCTATAGCTCTCCGTGTCAGTGCCCTATGTCCTTGCCAATGATCCAACAATTCTTGCGATGAAATAACCTGTGGGGTCTTGTTCAATGTAGTGTGCATAGTTCCAAATTTTTAGTGATTATTAATTTCATGGTCAAAATTAAATATGGGTGGTGACAGCCCTATGTCAGTAGTAAAAAATTAATTAAAATAGAAAAGTAATTACTTCAATATCAATTTGTTACATGTTTGCATATAAATTAAAAAACCAATGTTGACATTCGGTTGTCACCTGACCTCCTTTCATTTGTAAACTGATTTTGAAAATATCGGTATGTGATATTCTAACATAGCTAATGCAGTAACCATGTGGACAAAACAAAGTCAATTTTTGAATTATTCTTTTATTTGAAGTCATATCTTTGGGATATATGTAGGGCAATTATGGGTAGAGATACGGTAAATCGTTTTGATCGTATAGTATCGATCTTAGTGCAATTACAATCCAAGCGTATAGTGAAGGCGCAGGAGTTGGCGGACCGATTTGAGGTAAGTTTGCGCACAATTTATAGGGATATTAGAACCCTGGAAGCCTCCGGTGTACCCATCATCAGTGAAGCAGGAGTTGGCTATTCCATTATGGAAGGCTATCGGTTACCACCGGTCATGTTTACCCGTGAGGAAGCATGGAGCTTTGTGGCCGCTGAAAAACTAATGCAAAAATTTGTGGACAAGTCCCTTGGGAGCTACCATCAATCCGCTATGTTCAAACTGAAGGCGGTTTTAAGGGGAAGTGAAAAGGATTGGATTACTGCCTTGGAGTCCCAAATATCTGTAGACCCATCACAACAGTTGTTCAATGAAGACTTGCCGAACGCACTTGAAATTCTTTTTGAAAGTATAGCTGAAAAAAAGCAGGTATATTTAAGATATCACTCCATGCAGAGCGAACACCCTTCAGATCGGCATATTGAACCTGTAGGATTATTTCATGAAAATAACTTTTGGTATGTTCTGGGATATTGTCATTATAGAAGTGATTACAGACAATTTAGAACGGACAGGATGCTGGGCATTGCAAGAACTGCTCTTTCCTTTACCGCAGAACATGGTAGTTTGGATGAGCATTTGAGTAAGGATCACAATGTTCAAAAAACCAAGGTAAGAATACTGGTGGATAAAAATATCGCTAGGTTTATTAATGGCGATAGGAAACACTACGGCTTTATTTCCGAAAAGGTGAGGGGCAACCAAGTAGAAATGACATTTATGACTTCGAATGTGGAACATGGATTTCCTAGGTGGTATCTCATGTTTGGAGATTATGCCGAGATTATTGAGCCCGAAGTACTTAAACATCGCGTTAGGGCCATTTTGGAAAAAACGGCTTCCAAACTTTAAGAAGTTGCCGTATAGTATATGCAACTCTGTAGTCTTTTCTAGTAAATGAGGATGGCGGGGTCTGGAAAGCTCAACTGTACTTGCTGAACGGCCATTTTGCCTATAATGCGAAACCGGTTTTTTCGGATAGAATACTTTTAAGTTCCCCTGTAGTTGAGGCATCTATAATATTTAAGGCTTTTACCTTACACAGTTTCTCCACCATTTCCTTACCGGCCAGGGTATTGGATGCAATTCCTGTTACTATATCCGGTACCAGATCAAAAGCCTTCATAAGGCCATGTACCGCATAGGGATCGGAAGCTGCAAGAATGATGCATTTAATTTGCTCCCGTAAAGCATCGATAGCCAAATCCCCATTATAAGGTTCCAAGGGAGAGGCCCCTATCTCAATTATCGCCACATCGGCAAGTTCATATTCTATCATACTCAGGAGTTGATCTAATTTTTCTTTAAAGGCATCCCGGGGATAAATGGAAGAGGGGAGCCCCACGTCTACAAAGTCCATCACCGCGTCCGCGCCCACATCCTTAATGGCCATTATATCCTTATAGCGTCCGGCTCCAGTGAGTTTGGCACCCACCACCTTGTATCCCGCCGATTTAAAGATATGGGTAACGATCCTGGCGGAAGTAGTTTTTCCGGCTGACATGGAAGTACCTACAAAAAGTATGACAGGAGTTTTAAAAGGAATAATTTCGAAAGGCTTAACAAAATCGTTCATGTTGAGACTCTTGCCGTTCCTATGGGCGTGGCCAATATACAGCAGCTCCATCATATTGGGCATAAAAGCAGATCTGGACGTCAACTTCCCAAGGAGGCCTGCCCCAGTAAGTACGTTCATTTTTAAATCTGCCCCAACCTTGCGCCAGGTACCGGTAGCCTCCAGAGTGGCATAGCGTTCGCCCAAGGCACCTACTAGTAATTCACCCCCAATTACCCCGCGCATCCTGCCATTGGGAAGCTCCAAAAGCAGGGTGCTACTTCCAGGATCCAAAATTTTGCAGACCACATAATCCCCGGTTTTCCATTGTTCCCTGCGTAGTTTTACCACCTCATAATCCTTTTCCGTTAAATCGGAAATCCGGGTCAGGGAAGTATGTATATATTGATTTTTCATATGTTTTTGTTTAAAGGCTCGGTTAGAAGCAAGAGTGTCAATAAAGCCGTTCTTTCAATGATTTTGTTCTCAAAAATATACTCGTGCGGCGCATGGGCCCCGTCTCCCGGGGTGCCCAGTCCATCCAAGGTGGCCGTAAAAATACTGGTAGTATTGGCATCGGAGCCCCCTCCTGAGGTAGCCTGCTCCAAATCGATACCTAGTTCTCGGCCGTGTTCTTCCGCTATTCTCCAAAGTTCTTGATTACGCTGCGTCCTTTCCATAGGTGGTCTTCCAATTCTTCCTTCAATGGTCAACTGCACATTGGGCAAAAGGGGTTTCAGCGCCTTTATTTTATGGGTAATCAGTTTGCCATCGGCCTCGTTCAAAACCCGCACATCTACTACGGCTTTACTTTCGGGGGCTACTACGTTGGGTGAAATACCACCTTCTATCAAGCCCACATTTACGGTAATTCCCTTTTCAAAATCGTTCATGGCATATAATTGCTGTACCTGATGCGACAACTCTACTATGGCATTGATTCCCTTTTCTGGATCCAGGCCCGCATGCGCCGCTTTTCCGGTAACCTTCAAGGTAAACCGGCCCAAGCCTTTTCTTGCCGTCTTTAGTTTCCCGTCCAAGCCAAGAGGCGGCTCCAGTACATAGGCCCTATTGCAGATTTTCGCCAAACTTTTGATGGAATTGGTAGATTCCCTACTGCCTATTTCCTCGTCAGAATTAATGAGAACAATAGGCGTAACCTTTATGGGGGCAGGTATGGCCTTTAAAGCCAATAAGGAAAAATACAATTGGGTAAGGCCTGCCTTCATGTCATAGATACCCGGCCCTTTCATCATACCATTGTCATAGGATATAGGCATATTCTTTATGGTATCCGTTGGCCAAACAGTATCGCAATGTCCTACGATCAACTGTAGGGGCAAACTCCTATCCCGGTCTAAGGGCCGGGCATAAAGATATCCACCGGTAAGTTTCCCCGGGACCAAAATAACATGGTAACCAATATCTTCAAATTTGACCCTTAAAAAATCGAGGATTATATGTTGCTTTTCTATTTCCCTCGTGGGCGATTCCAAAGCCACCAGTTCTTTTAGAAAATGAATCATTTTTTCATGATGGGACTCTAAGTATTCCCGAATTAGGATTGCTATTTCTTTCTCTTCTATCATTTTTTAAAGCCTTTGGGAAATGGAAAATTATAGGTCTGGGCAATAGAGGCAAACCTTCCTGGTGGTAAGTAAGCCAGTAAGGGATATTCATTTATTTGTTGCTGTTCATCCATTTCGGAAACCCTTAAATAGTCTTTATTCACAAAGGCAGTCTTGATTTTGCCCGTTATAAAACTATGATCATCGAAGCCATCAATAATTTTGAACAACTCGCATTCCAGGTACAGATAGGAATTTTCAACAAACAGTGCATCTATTGTAGTGGCCTTGACCGTTGGCAAGGAAGCTACAATTTGCTCCGATTTATCAATGTCCGGATTTCTGGGGGAAGCCCCTAAGGAGGCCAATAATACTTGATTGGGGATGGGGAAACTAACGGAAAACTCTTTGGTCTCCTTTACATTGTGATAGGTGGAATGATTTCGCGTACACAGAAAACCAAAATAATTGGAGGGACCCAGGGGCGTGGCCATATGCTTAGGGGCCATATCATACCCATTGCCTTCTTTGGTACCGACAATAATTAGGGGAGCAACCGTAAAGAAATGATCCCAAATAGGCGTATTGGTCGATATCCGAACATAATTATCCTGTAACTGCTTTTCCATGGTAATGCCTAAGGTTTCTACCAAATTTACAAAGCACAGCAGAGAATTAAACTGATATTCCTCATAAGGACATCCCTTAAACCAAGCCTTTAACGTATTAGAGGGGCCAAAATATTGTTCGGGACATCTATTGGTAATTCCCTATGAATTGCGGCTTCCGCAAGAAACCCCGTTAAAACGGCCAGGTGCATTCGCCTATTGTATTTCAAGGAGCCTAAGGCTTTTAAAATACGGGTATCTCGAATACGGGATTAGACCCGGTACAGAAATTTTAACCGTTCCAAATTATTGATGACCAATTAAAAAATAGTCATTTTTAATAACAGCTGTATAACTACCAGACAAATTTCCAAAACATAGTGTTAGCGGAAAGGGGAGGGGCCTATCCGCTAATTACCATATATTAATTTTAGGGCTTAATAACCTTTTCATAGGCCATCTGGTACAGATCTGTCAATTCCCTATGCGGATTCTTCTGACGGATTTTTTCCAAAAAGGCCAATAATTCTTCTCTTTTGTTGTGTCTGTGTGCATCCAAAAGGATATCCTCTATAGTATTGCTCATAATCTAGTTTTCTATTTCTTGTACTACTTTTAATGTTTTTAACATGGAATCGGGGGTTACAGAGATTGTATCTATCCCTTCCTCTATCAGGAACTTGGAGAAATCCGGAAAATCCGAAGGCCCCTGACCACAAATCCCCACTTTGGTCTTATGTTTCTTGGCCGACGATATTAAGGTTTTGATCATTCCTTTTACAGCACAATTACGCTCGTCGTACAAATGGGCCACCAAGCTGGAATCCCTATCCAAACCTAGGACCAATTGGGTAAGGTCATTGGACCCAATGGAAAAACCATCTATCATCGGGGCAAACTCATCGGCCAAAATTACATTGGAAGGCAGTTCTGCCATCAAATAGATTTCCAGCCCCCTTTCACCTCTCTTAAGTCCGTTTTCCTCCATAATCTTTAACACCTTGGTAAGTTCTTGGGGAGTCCTACAGAATGGGATCATGATGGTAATGTTCTCCAGTCCAAATTCGTCCCTAACTTTTTTAAGGGCCTTGCATTCCAAAACAAAAGCCTCCTTAAAAGATTCCGAATAATAGCGTGAGGCGCCTCTCCAACCTATCATTGGATTTTCTTCCCGGGGTTCAAAATGATTCCCTCCCAACAGATTGAAATACTCATTGGTCTTGAAATCGGATAACCTGGTAATCACCCGATTGGGGTAAAAAGCGGCCCCGATCTTACCGATCCCCTGTGCCAGTTTATTGATGAAAAAGGCTTCCTCGGATTCATATCCCTTGATCAATTCGGCAATGGATACGGAAAGCGCCGGATCGTTCAAGGTCTTGTGCTTCAATAAGGCCAAGGGGTGTACTTTTATATAATTGTTGATTATAAATTCTTCCCTGGCCAGACCAACTCCGGCATTTGGAATTTTCCTGTATTGAAAGGCCAGTTCCGGAGAACCGATATTCATCAGGACCGGGGTTCTGGTCTTGGGAAATTCCGTGTATGCGGTTTCGTGGAGCTTGTATTTTATTTTTCCCTGGTATACCTTTCCAACATTGCCCTCGGCACAGGAAACGGTAATGTCCTGTCCATTTTCGAGTAGGGTAGTGGCATGGGCAGCACCCACTATGGCAGGGACACCTATTTCACGAGCCACAATGGCGGCATGGCAGGTTCTTCCCCCTTTTTCGGTAATAATGGCCGAGGCCTTCTTCATTAAGGGTTCCCAATCCGGATCGGTCATTTCGGTCACCAGAACATCTCCCTCCTTGAAATCTATTTCATCGGCACTACCATCTCTTCCATCCAAGGTGAATATCCGATATACCTTGCCGTTTCCTATCTTGTCCCCTACGGCAACCCCTTCTAGAAGAAGTTTGTCCGACAAGTGCTCCTCGTCCTCAATTTCATATTCCTTTATACTCTCTGTCTGTTCCTGGGAATGGATCGTCTCCGGACGTGCCTGAACAATATACAATTCATTGGAAAGTCCGTCTATGGCCCATTCTATATCCATAGGGCACCAGGACCCCCGAACAGAACTATAATAGTTTTCAATTTTTTGTACCCACTGCGCCAGTTGTATAATCTGTGGATCCTTTAAACAAAAAGTGTCTTGGATCTTTTGATCTACAGGTACCTGTTTCACCGTTTCAAAGGGTTTATTGCCATACACCATTTTATGGGTCTTCTTGCCAAGCTTCTTATCTATAATGGCATTAAAGCCCTTTTCCAAGGTGGGTTTGAACACTATGAACTCATCCGGGGAAATTTCCCCTCCCACAACTAGTTCTCCCAACCCATAGGCGCCATTGATCAGCACCACATCCTTAAAACCGCTTTCTGTATCCAATGAAAAGGCAACTCCGGAAGAACCCAGATCCGAGCGTACCATTTTTTGTACACAGACCGATAGTTTAATAGTAAAATGGTCAAAATTCCTGGAGGAACGATAAGAAATGGCTCTGTCCGTATATAAGGAAGCAAAACAACTCCTAATGGCCGTTAACAACATTTCCCCTCCGCGGATATTCAAATAAGTGGACTGCTGTCCTGCAAAGGAAGCGTCCGGCAGATCCTCGGCCGTTGCCGAAGAACGTACAGCAACATCGGTGGCGTCCTGACCATATTCTTCGGATAGGACATAATAGTATTCCAGTATCGCCTTTTCAACGGATACGGGAAATTTTCCGTTGGAAATAAGTTTCCGGATATTGGAACCCGTTTTGCGCAGTTGGATAATGTCTGTCGTGTCCAATCCCTCCAAAGCCGCACTAATCTTTTCCTTTAAATGGTTTTCCTCGATAAATGCATCATAGGCGTCCACGGTAACGGCAAAACCATTGGGCACTTTGATGTTCTGGGACGTTAAATTTTGGATCATTTCCCCGAGTGAGGCATTCTTGCCACCAACCCTAGATAGATCATCCATTCCAACTTCACTTAGTTTTTGGATGTACTCTTTTTTGTTTTTCATGACACTTTGCTGGTTAGTGATTTTTACGCAATCGTTTTCGTAGATTGGAAAAAAAATTATTACACTACAAAATTTCATCAATTATCGCATGTGTACAACCAATATTAATTCAAATTACAATACTTTTTGTGCCTAAATAAAATATTATTGTCAAATCTTGAAATTTTAGTACTAATTAATGATGTTTATGTAGGCGTTTTTTGACCCTAGCACAAATCTACAAGCTCTAGATTAATTAGGTTTTAAAGTTTTTTAAATTATCAGGGATTAAACAGCCTTGCAATAATATTTACAAATCAAAAGTTTTTTAAAAATTGTTAATCCCGAGACCGTGCATTTAGATTTGCAAAAAATAATATTAATGAATTCTGATGTTGCCAAAGGGCGTAAATTAAATTTTAATCATTGCACCCAATAGTATTGATCCGTGTAAAAGCACAGATCCAGAAACGGCTAGTTTTATAGATAAGTTGAAACAATAATGGGAATACCTCCTTTAAGCAATACGGATCGCATAACCCTATTTTAATTCAAAATAAATAACACGGAAAGAATTCCTAAGGATTGCACTGGAACGAAGTAATTAGGTTTACTACAGCATGAACTGGTTATTATGACATCTTTATTGGAAACTAAAATTTATTGATAGTAAACTACCTAGGGGTAAGCCTCGGAGCGTTTTAATCTCGATTATCGGGTAAGGACTATTCAAATTACACATAGACCAAAAGAAGATTTTAAACTTGGACAGGACTAGAAAAGGGTATCCAAACCACATTTAAAGGCAAAAACCGATAACCAGAAAAATCCAAAACTGATGGAAGGGAATAAACGTTATGTGCAATCCTTAAAAGTTGGAAAGAGCCTCCATCAATTCGTTTTTCTTATTTCTGCTCAAGGGTACCTGTCTTCCTTCCACTTCAATATTTTTACTGTTGAACTTTTCAACTTTTTCCAGATTCACGATATAGGATTTGTGTATCCTTAAGAATTTATCCTCTGGCAATTGCTTTTCAAAAGACTTCATGGTAGAAAGAATAATGATATTGCCTTCATTGGTTACCACTTTAATGTAATCGCCAAGAGCTTCTACCCATTTTATGTCATTTAAAACAACTTTACGCTTTTTCAGGTTGCTTTTTACGAAGATATACTCTTCTTCCACGTTCACGTTCTGGGATTGCTCATGTCTCACCACGGCTCTTTTTATGGAAGCCTCAAAACGGGCCGAGGAGATGGGCTTGTATAAGTAATCGGTTACATCATAATCAAACGCCTTTAGGGCATAATCGGGTTTACCGGTAATCAAAATTACTTGTGGTGGATTTTCCAAGGATTCCAAGAGGTCAAAGCCGTTGATGATGGGCATTTCCACATCTAGAAAAATAAGGTCAATGTCATTGTTTTTAATCCCGTTGTTGGCTTCAATGGCATTGCTGTACTGTGCTACCAATGCCAGGTTTGGATGTTTGTTCACTAATTGGGCTACGGCCATGCGCTGCATAGACGAATCGTCTACGATTATACTTTTTAATTTCATAATGTGTCTCTCGTGGGTTAAAACCGTGTTGAAAATACCTAAATAGCCTTCCAAACCCTCAAAAATGATGTGAACACCGTTTTAGATGTTGTGTAAATGGTGATATTTGTGGTCTAGGCATTTGGTTCTATATTCTACATATAAACCGGCCAATTCAGATTCAGGTGAATATTGTCTAAAAATTTTTGGGTTCTTATACTATATTGTTTAATACAATCTATTTACTCTAGAACACAGGCTAAAGTCGCCCTTAAACAGTCACAGAAGGGTAGAAGGGGATCATAATATCAATAAAGAGGTACAACTAATCCAATTAATAGGTATTGGTCATAGATTAGAATTAATAAACAATTGAGGGTAAAACTAAATCTTATGAAGAAATTTATAAAAGTTGAAAGTATAGGGATTTTATGTCTATCTAAAAACCTAATCTTCCAACTATCTACTTTGTTATTGTTCCTGTATGGCAATACCTCCAATGCACAGATATACTCCACCACAGATGGTCACGCCAATTTCGAGGCAAAAATGCCACTTAACACCTATATGGGCAAGTCGGACAAATTACAGGGGAGCATCAATTTTAAAACGGGAAAAGTAGCATTTCAGCTGCCTGTAAAATCCATTAAGACAGATAAGGATAAACGGGATGAACACATGTACGAGTTGCTAGAAGCGGAAAAAAAACCAGATGTTGTTTTTGTTGGGACACTTATCGATGATTTAAACTTTGATCAAAAGGGTAAACAAACGGTCAGGGTTAAGGGCGATTTTACTTTAGCCGGGACTACTAGGCAAATAACCATTCCCATAGATTTGGAGCTTATTTCTGAAGGCACAATTCAATTAAAAGCCTCCTGGTCTCTCTTAATTACCGACTATGGTATAGAGCGCCCAAGTATAGTATTTATACAAGTTAATGACAAGCATGACCTGAGTGTGGATGCTACGTTAAAGGAAAAGTAAAATTCATTTTAATATTAACCAAACAATAGCCTAAAATGGCAGGGGTAATTTCAATGCACTTGCTTTGATGGACTTTTCAATTATGGGATTTCGCCCCCCGTTGGCGTGAGCGTCACGCTCATGCCATAACGGCTAATCCTATAAAATGAAGATCTTCCTGCCATATTAAAATGCTATGCTTATTCTTAGATTTTAATTTTCTAAATTAGTTGCCGGTCACATACAAACACTTTAGTCGGTATTATAACGAACGTTACAGCCTAAGCTAGGAAATGAAAATAATCAAAACCACCCTTCCGTATCAGTCATTGCTTAATAATTCTGAAAAAAAGTACGATTACATTGACTCTTTTCAAGGCGCTATCAATGTCATTGATAATAAATTTACCTCGACCGACATCGGAAAGGCTTTTTTTTCAAGTGGACCGCAATGGGTATCCAAACTATTTTCTCTACGAAATAAAATTGTGTCCGTTTTCGGCCTAAAAACCTCTGGTGAAAATACGAATAGAGAAAAGCAGCTTCAAAATTTTAAATGCGAGCCGGGAGAACAAATGGGACTTTTCAAAGTATTCGCCAAAAACGAAAACGAAGTCATTTTAGGAGAAGATGATAAACATCTGAATTTTAGAGTCTCATTATTTTTAGGACCACAAATAAGTGGAACAACAATTAAACACACAACAGTTTCAACAACGGTAGAGTTCAATAATTGGTTTGGACGACTGTATTTTTTACCAGTTCGACCTTTTCACAAGTTAATTGTTCCCACAATGTTGAAAGGAATAATTAAAGAATTGGAAAAAAAGAATGGGCAACACAATGTTGAAAAATAACGAACTGCTTACACCCTGTACTGAACATATATTATATGAGCTTACATTGAAATAACTTCGGGCAGAGGGAACCTATCCTGTTTAAATTTTCCATTGCTTTATGACGCTTTCCCAACCCATAAGGACCTTAGCTATTTAGGGTAATCCAATTTTATTAGTAGAATTAATATCAGAATGATGTAGATCATTTCTTGACAAGTAAATATGACTTTATTTTGTTTTCAAAGTTCTTATGGACATGAAAACAAGAATACTGTTTAGAGCAAGGATATTAATACCCATATTATCAATATTCATGGCCGTCACCAGTTGTGGCCCAATGGTCTTCACCGCGGGGACAAACCCACCGCCCCCGCCTTGGTTCTATCCAAACCGGTTGGAGGTAGTTCGATACGTATATTTTCCAAACTATAGTTTTTACTATGACTTATCGGCCCGCACTTATATCTATTTGGAAGGGAATGTTTGGGTACGGCTCAGGGTATTACCACCTAGATATAGCCATTTGGACCTAAGACGTACGAAGTACGAGAGGATCAAGGGGTATCAAAAAGAAGATATCCGTAGTTACCATGAGGAACATAATGCCAATAGAGGCAGGAGCAATCGAAGCGGTTAAGGAATCAACAGGGGAATCCAAATAAAAATTAAAAATTTGGGGAAGCAAACTAGCCTCCAATAATTGAATTTGGAAATACAGGATCTATTTGCCCGTTCCAGATAATTCCTGCATAAAAATAGTACAATCAATGGCTAAAATCAACAAGCAGTTCTTCCGCCTCTTTGAGCTAAGCCAATAAGATTATAAGAAACAAAAAGAAGCCGCCTCAGGTTTTGAGACGGCTTCTCTTAATCAAACAATTTAACACAATCAACTAGTTGTGATTTCCTTAACCGCAGATGGTTTGGACACATCCGCACCTTTCTTGGTGTATACCCTTACATAATACTTGGTTTTGGTGGTTAAACCGCTTACGGAAGCAGATATTTCACTAACTTCTTTCTTGTTGAAACCAGCAACTGTAGAACTAAAATCCGATTTACTTGAAACCTCTACTAGATATTTATCGGCCCCGGTTATAGCAGTCCATTCAATTTTAAATGATGTGTTCTGGATATCAGTTGCATCTTTAAGCACAGGCCCAGCTATAAGCTTGGTTGTCGTGGCATCTTTGGCAGCAGATGCCTTTGATATGTCACTACCATCTTTGGCATAGACCCTAAAATAATATTTGGTCTCCCCTTCCAATCCGCTGATGACGGCACTGTTGGTGGTAACCGATTTTTTATTGTAGCCCGTAACGGTTGAACTAAAATCAGATTTTTTGGAAACTTCAATTAGGTAACTATCCGCCAAATCCACTTTGGTCCAAGAAGCCTTAAAGGAAGTAGCCTGAAGTTCACTGGCATTACTAAGTGTAGGGGCTGCCACTTTTGAATCTGGATCATTGTCGTCATCTTTACTGCAGGACGTAGTTAAAACGGTGACCATGGTCATAAGAATTAAAAAATAATACGATTGGAATTTAATTTTGTTTTTCATGTAAATTTTGTTTTTTATTGTTAATAACCCCATTACGGCCATGCTTTCAAAAACGCTACATATCCTAGACTATTTTTTTTGTTAAATCTCTAGACCATGGGAATCATTGAAAAAGTGAAAGGAAGTGGGGCATTTCTATAAAAGTATTTGTCCTGATCGAAGAATGGTAAAATGCATAACTTGTAATCGTAATTAAATTGATCATTTCCAATAACAGCAGGCGCTAAAAATTCTAAATCAGCAATAAACAGTAGTTCAGGTGCTGCTCTTGTACCTGAACAGTATTATAATCGCCCTTTAATTAAATTGAGAAATTTCAATATTTAGAGTTTAGGTTGGTTAAAGATTTGAACGCATCCTATACATTTTGGGCTTCAATGGTATCACTTTCCAATTACCCATCAATCAAACTACAGAAGGAAATAGTGGATATCAACTCAATTCTAAAACGTCCTCAAAAGAAACCATTGGGATTAAGAGGGAATACAAAAAAAGCCCCTATCATAGGCAATAGGGACTTTTCCAAAAAATATAAACAACTAATACATTTTGATAAAATTCACTGTACTATTATTTGGTTAAAAGCCCAATTCCAAATGGTCAATATAACTGATCAACTTTTTATAGCTCTATCCAATTCCTACACGTCAGTTCAATCCCTTAAATGGTTTTATATGGAGATACACTTTTTTATTAGTTATGAATCATCTATACGCATAAAATTGACGGAATGCTACATGTAAACTTAAAACATTTATATAGGAGGCATAGAGCTCCGAAAATGATATTAAGGAGTTATAGAGACTTTTAAGGATATCCCACCCATGGGAACTTTAGTGTTATCAGTGGTTATGGGATTTAAAGGGAATTTATAAAAGGGCTGGATTTCATACTTTATACGGTCTGTTAAAGGTGCCTTATACCCCAAGGATAAATTCAATGATCCCAAGGGGATCAACTTAGTACCATGGTAATCTGATTCTTCCTTTGACGATATAGCTTCAGTAACCATATAACTATGCGTTGTCCCGTCGACATCTTGAAAAACCTCTACTTCACGAAAGGTAGTTTTGGTCGATGCCATATTTTCATTAAAAGTTAAATAGGAAGACATACCGGCTTGAACATAAATATAGTTTCTTTTGCTAGGAATCTTATACATTAAATTTAAAGGAATATCCAAATTATAAAGTCTTGTTTCCTCCTTATAGTGTTTATCCTCTTCCATAGAAACCTCCGAAGATGCAAGCATGGATTCTTCGTTCGTTAAGCGCAGGTCATTAAAAATTACTCCAGTGTTAATTGAAAATGCCGAGGATTTAATTGGCACGTTCAAAGTTACCCCGCCGCCAAAGTTTGTGGAAGTCAAGGCTTGGAAACTGGCATTATTTGAACCATAACTTGGTGAAATCTGGAGCCCAACTTCAATATTCTTCTTATCGGACTTGGGAACCTTGTAATTTTCCTCTGTACTGTAAGATGTCAATTG is from Arenibacter algicola and encodes:
- a CDS encoding DinB family protein, with translation MHTTLNKTPQVISSQELLDHWQGHRALTRRAIEAFPEEAFFSHTIGGMRTFAEMVMELLGIAAPGIREIATGISAPLNEHLEHGNKKDRLLELWDKATAEINTYWSQIKEEQFQQNIKIFGQYDGTVMSSILYFIDNEIHHRGQAYVYLRSLGIEPPAFYER
- a CDS encoding helix-turn-helix transcriptional regulator; this translates as MGRDTVNRFDRIVSILVQLQSKRIVKAQELADRFEVSLRTIYRDIRTLEASGVPIISEAGVGYSIMEGYRLPPVMFTREEAWSFVAAEKLMQKFVDKSLGSYHQSAMFKLKAVLRGSEKDWITALESQISVDPSQQLFNEDLPNALEILFESIAEKKQVYLRYHSMQSEHPSDRHIEPVGLFHENNFWYVLGYCHYRSDYRQFRTDRMLGIARTALSFTAEHGSLDEHLSKDHNVQKTKVRILVDKNIARFINGDRKHYGFISEKVRGNQVEMTFMTSNVEHGFPRWYLMFGDYAEIIEPEVLKHRVRAILEKTASKL
- a CDS encoding M20 family metallopeptidase — encoded protein: MIEEKEIAILIREYLESHHEKMIHFLKELVALESPTREIEKQHIILDFLRVKFEDIGYHVILVPGKLTGGYLYARPLDRDRSLPLQLIVGHCDTVWPTDTIKNMPISYDNGMMKGPGIYDMKAGLTQLYFSLLALKAIPAPIKVTPIVLINSDEEIGSRESTNSIKSLAKICNRAYVLEPPLGLDGKLKTARKGLGRFTLKVTGKAAHAGLDPEKGINAIVELSHQVQQLYAMNDFEKGITVNVGLIEGGISPNVVAPESKAVVDVRVLNEADGKLITHKIKALKPLLPNVQLTIEGRIGRPPMERTQRNQELWRIAEEHGRELGIDLEQATSGGGSDANTTSIFTATLDGLGTPGDGAHAPHEYIFENKIIERTALLTLLLLTEPLNKNI
- a CDS encoding flavin reductase family protein, producing MEKQLQDNYVRISTNTPIWDHFFTVAPLIIVGTKEGNGYDMAPKHMATPLGPSNYFGFLCTRNHSTYHNVKETKEFSVSFPIPNQVLLASLGASPRNPDIDKSEQIVASLPTVKATTIDALFVENSYLYLECELFKIIDGFDDHSFITGKIKTAFVNKDYLRVSEMDEQQQINEYPLLAYLPPGRFASIAQTYNFPFPKGFKK
- the ppsA gene encoding phosphoenolpyruvate synthase, which translates into the protein MKNKKEYIQKLSEVGMDDLSRVGGKNASLGEMIQNLTSQNIKVPNGFAVTVDAYDAFIEENHLKEKISAALEGLDTTDIIQLRKTGSNIRKLISNGKFPVSVEKAILEYYYVLSEEYGQDATDVAVRSSATAEDLPDASFAGQQSTYLNIRGGEMLLTAIRSCFASLYTDRAISYRSSRNFDHFTIKLSVCVQKMVRSDLGSSGVAFSLDTESGFKDVVLINGAYGLGELVVGGEISPDEFIVFKPTLEKGFNAIIDKKLGKKTHKMVYGNKPFETVKQVPVDQKIQDTFCLKDPQIIQLAQWVQKIENYYSSVRGSWCPMDIEWAIDGLSNELYIVQARPETIHSQEQTESIKEYEIEDEEHLSDKLLLEGVAVGDKIGNGKVYRIFTLDGRDGSADEIDFKEGDVLVTEMTDPDWEPLMKKASAIITEKGGRTCHAAIVAREIGVPAIVGAAHATTLLENGQDITVSCAEGNVGKVYQGKIKYKLHETAYTEFPKTRTPVLMNIGSPELAFQYRKIPNAGVGLAREEFIINNYIKVHPLALLKHKTLNDPALSVSIAELIKGYESEEAFFINKLAQGIGKIGAAFYPNRVITRLSDFKTNEYFNLLGGNHFEPREENPMIGWRGASRYYSESFKEAFVLECKALKKVRDEFGLENITIMIPFCRTPQELTKVLKIMEENGLKRGERGLEIYLMAELPSNVILADEFAPMIDGFSIGSNDLTQLVLGLDRDSSLVAHLYDERNCAVKGMIKTLISSAKKHKTKVGICGQGPSDFPDFSKFLIEEGIDTISVTPDSMLKTLKVVQEIEN